One Rosa chinensis cultivar Old Blush chromosome 5, RchiOBHm-V2, whole genome shotgun sequence genomic region harbors:
- the LOC112201763 gene encoding DNA-binding protein REB1: MGRKERTLLEFESGKEKKKHKEKRKEKAKKDELERNSSVLEVCGDKMGKEVEGLKYDKTGGNHMNSGEEANKKKKRRREKEGDDMVIDMINKKELRNDGEKSVGKTVEKVDSTGSVKKTQKILEDGKVGVATEYGDVAQINNKGGNKKKKEKKRKREKAGGELVQNITSDGMEAGVASKRLDGHIVSENMGTGSSETCIRNIKAVDVDGEKTRKKKAKAETLVNGEVSSRNVEVVNVEDGKKRKKAKSEKHVVADCNRKSEAVNVGNIKKRKKSKSEKRGIAEVCNEDKKKARSRKGSLIAQKSIGAPDNSEKSTPKKASKRVSFADDVEVFSPSDGPNDEHEDLVRGKRFSEEEDKIVKEAVLRYIEEHALGDDGLNMVLRCKSHPEVKNHPEVKNCWKDIGAALPWRPFKSVYYRAHILFERAEERIWTPEEYEEVKKFHKDRGADWRSLGDKLGKHRIHVKDAWRRIKLPNQKKGRWSQEEYETLFDLVNMDLRMKVFEEKKTKHGMLRDNICWEAISETLGTRTNAVCSLKWYNQLTSPLVSQKLWADIDDYRLLDALNSLDACCIEDVDWDDLLEHRPGDVCQKRWHQMVKHIGHHGLKSFPEQVEVLSKRYLADLIEAREIYASKPAVD; this comes from the coding sequence ATGGGAAGGAAGGAGAGGACGCTGTTGGAGTTTGAATcaggaaaagagaagaaaaagcaCAAGGAGAAAAGGAAGGAGAAAGCAAAGAAGGATGAACTTGAAAGAAATTCTTCCGTGCTGGAAGTCTGTGGGGACAAAATGGGCAAGGAAGTTGAGGGGCTGAAATATGACAAGACTGGTGGAAATCATATGAATAGTGGAGAAGAAgccaataagaaaaagaaaaggaggaggGAAAAGGAGGGGGATGATATGGTAATAGATATGATTAATAAAAAGGAGCTCAGAAATGATGGGGAGAAATCCGTTGGGAAAACTGTGGAGAAAGTTGACTCTACAGGTAGTGTAAAGAAGACACAAAAAATTCTTGAGGATGGAAAAGTAGGTGTGGCAACTGAGTATGGAGATGTTGCACAAATAAACAACAAGGgaggaaataaaaagaaaaaagagaagaaacggAAGAGGGAAAAAGCGGGTGGTGAATTGGTACAGAATATCACAAGTGATGGAATGGAGGCTGGAGTAGCAAGTAAGCGTTTAGATGGGCATATTGTGTCTGAAAATATGGGTACGGGGAGCAGTGAAACGTGCATCAGAAACATAAAGGCTGTTGATGTAGATGGTGAgaaaacaaggaagaagaaggccaAGGCAGAGACCCTTGTTAATGGAGAAGTTAGCAGCAGAAATGTGGAGGTTGTTAATGTAGAAGAtggtaaaaaaagaaagaaggccAAGTCAGAGAAACATGTTGTAGCAGATTGCAACAGAAAATCAGAGGCTGTTAATGTAGGAAATattaagaaaaggaagaagtccAAGTCGGAGAAACGTGGTATTGCGGAGGTTTGCaatgaagacaagaaaaaggCCAGGTCAAGGAAAGGCAGCTTAATAGCCCAAAAAAGCATTGGAGCTCCTGACAATTCTGAAAAATCGACCCCTAAAAAAGCATcaaaaagagtaagttttgctGATGATGTGGAGGTCTTCTCACCGTCTGATGGCCCAAATGATGAGCATGAAGACCTTGTAAGAGGTAAGCGgttttcagaagaagaagacaagattGTGAAAGAGGCTGTTTTAAGATACATAGAGGAACATGCTTTAGGGGATGATGGCCTCAACATGGTTCTGCGTTGTAAGTCCCACCCTGAAGTCAAAAACCACCCAGAAGTGAAAAATTGTTGGAAGGATATTGGGGCAGCCTTACCATGGAGACCCTTTAAGAGTGTATATTATAGAGCCCATATTTTGTTTGAACGAGCCGAGGAACGTATTTGGACCCCGGAAGAGTACGAAGAGGTAAAGAAGTTCCATAAAGATCGGGGAGCTGATTGGAGATCTTTGGGCGATAAGCTTGGCAAACATAGAATTCATGTCAAGGATGCATGGCGCAGAATAAAGCTGCCAAATCAGAAGAAAGGACGCTGGTCCCAAGAGGAGTACGAGACTTTATTTGATTTAGTGAACATGGATCTGCGTATGAAGGtttttgaagaaaagaaaaccaagcATGGCATGCTGCGAGATAATATTTGCTGGGAGGCAATCAGTGAAACGTTGGGCACTAGAACCAATGCTGTTTGCAGCCTGAAGTGGTATAACCAATTAACATCACCTTTGGTAAGCCAAAAGCTGTGGGCTGACATTGACGACTATCGGCTGCTTGATGCTCTCAATAGCTTGGATGCTTGCTGTATTGAAGATGTTGATTGGGATGATCTGCTTGAGCATAGGCCTGGAGATGTTTGCCAAAAGCGATGGCATCAAATGGTCAAACATATTGGTCATCATGGGCTCAAGTCCTTTCCTGAACAAGTGGAAGTTTTATCTAAACGTTATCTTGCCGATTTAATTGAAGCAAGAGAAATCTATGCTAGTAAACCTGCAGTTGACTGA
- the LOC112201764 gene encoding ruBisCO large subunit-binding protein subunit alpha, producing MASANALTSASILCSPRQSLSRRVNQQQINRLNYKQSRGRFAVKAAAKDIAFDQQSRRAMQAGIDKLADAVGLTLGPRGRNVVLDEYGSPKVVNDGVTIARAIELPDAMENAGAALIREVASKTNDSAGDGTTTASILAREIIKLGLLSVTSGANPVSIKKGIDKTVQALVDELENKSRPVKGRDDVKAVASISAGNDEQIGTMIADAIDKVGPDGVLSIESSSSFETTVEVEEGMEIDRGYISPQFVTNPEKLIVEFENARVLITDQKISAIKDIIPLLEKTTQLRSPLLIIAEDVSGEALATLVVNKLRGILNVAAIKAPGFGERRKALLQDIAILTGAEFQANDLGLLIENTTVEQLGLARKVTISKDSTTIIADQASKDELQSRIAQLKKELSETDSVYDTEKLAERIAKLSGGVAVIKVGAATETELEDRKLRIEDAKNATFAAIEEGIVPGGGAALVHLSTYVPAIKDRLEDADEKLGADIVQKALVAPAALIAQNAGIEGEVVVEKLKESEWEVGYNAMTDTYENLVDAGVIDPAKVTRCALQNAASVAGMVLTTQAIVVEKAKPKSPAAAAAQGLTV from the exons ATGGCGTCTGCCAACGCTCTCACCTCTGCTTCCATTCTCTGCTCGCCCAGACAG AGCTTGAGTAGGAGGGTAAATCAGCAGCAAATCAACAGGCTGAATTACAAGCAGTCGAGGGGGCGGTTTGCTGTGAAAGCCGCTGCGAAAGACATAGCCTTCGACCAGCAGTCGAGGCGTGCTATGCAAGCCGGCATTGATAAGCTTGCTGATGCTGTTGGCCTTACTCTTGGTCCCAGAG GGAGGAATGTTGTGTTGGATGAGTACGGTAGCCCTAAAGTGGTGAATGATGGAGTGACAATTGCTAGAGCTATTGAGCTACCTGATGCTATGGAAAATGCTGGTGCAGCTCTCATTAGGGAG GTTGCTAGTAAGACCAATGATTCTGCTGGTGACGGCACAACAACAGCATCCATTCTTGCACGTGAGATAATCAAGCTTGGGCTTTTGAGTGTCACCTCTGGTGCAAATCCGGTTTCAATTAAGAAGGGGATTGATAAAACTGTACAGGCATTGGTGGACGAACTAGAGAACAAGTCTAGGCCTGTTAAGGGTCGTGATGATGTTAAAG CTGTTGCATCTATTTCTGCTGGGAATGATGAGCAAATTGGAACAATGATTGCTGATGCTATCGACAAGGTTGGACCTGATGGTGTTTTGTCCATTGAGTCTTCATCCTCATTTGAGACGACCGTCGAAGTGGAAGAAGGAATGGAG ATTGACAGAGGATATATCTCCCCTCAATTTGTTACAAACCCAGAGAAATTGATTGTTGAGTTTGAGAATGCAAGAGTCTTGATTACAGACCAGAAGATTTCAGCTATCAAGGACATAATTCCCCTGTTAGAAAAGACCACTCAATTGAGAAGCCCTCTGCTTATTATTGCTGAGGATGTCTCTGGGGAGGCTTTGGCGACTCTTGTTGTCAACAAGTTGAGGGGTATCCTTAATGTTGCTGCCATCAAAGCTCCAGGTTTTGGTGAGCGCAGAAAGGCTCTCCTCCAAGATATTGCCATTTTGACTG GTGCCGAGTTTCAAGCCAATGATCTTGGTCTACTGATTGAGAACACCACAGTTGAGCAGCTTGGTTTGGCCAGAAAGGTGACAATCTCGAAGGACTCCACTACCATCATTGCTGATCAAGCTTCAAAGGATGAGTTGCAATCCAGAATTGCACAATTGAAAAAGGAGTTGTCTGAAACAGATTCTGTATATGACACTGAGAAATTGGCTGAGAGGATTGCCAAACTATCTGGGGGAGTTGCTGTTATAAAGGTTGGTGCTGCTACTGAAACCGAACTTGAGGACCGTAAGCTCCGTATTGAGGATGCCAAGAATGCCACTTTTGCTGCCATAGAGGAAGGGATTGTTCCCGGTGGCGGTGCTGCATTGGTACATCTTTCAACATATGTCCCTGCAATCAAGGACAGACTTGAAGATGCAGATGAGAAGCTAGGCGCTGACATTGTGCAGAAG GCTCTGGTAGCACCAGCAGCATTGATAGCTCAAAATGCTGGAATTGAAGGTGAAGTGGTGGTGGAGAAACTAAAAGAGAGTGAATGGGAGGTCGGCTACAACGCAATGACAGACACATACGAGAACCTAGTGGATGCTGGTGTTATCGACCCAGCAAAGGTTACAAGATGTGCTCTGCAGAATGCTGCCTCAGTTGCAGGAATGGTCTTGACCACTCAGGCTATTGTGGTGGAGAAGGCTAAGCCCAAGTcacctgctgctgctgctgcacaAGGACTTACTGTGTAA